CCGCAAACATGCCTCCGAGGTCGCCCTATCCGTACATAACAGAGGCGTACCGGTAAAAATTATAGAGATGCCGGGTGAATTCCAGAAGACTGAGGACGGCTATACAGGGGTTAAGGACTTTTCCGACTGGCTGAATGCCGGCGGAACTGCCTCCCAGCTGGAAAAACTGGTAGCCGAGGCACCGGTCTATGTACCGCCGCTAATACAGGACTCCCTCCGTGAGATATCCGGAGAGCGGTATTGTGTGGAAAACGGCAGGGTCTGTCTAATAAAAGGCGGCAGAGATGGATCGCTGACTCTCCCCCTGTGTAATTTTACAGCCAGGGTAACAGAAGAAATAACCAGAGACAACGGGGTAGAAGTATCCAAGTTTTTCCGGATACTTGGCCATGATTACGCCGGTAATAATCTGCCCGCTATTGAGGTGTCTGCATCATCTTTCCCTGGATTAAACTGGGTAGTATCAGAATGGGGAATGCGGGCCATCATAGGCGCCGGTCAGAGCGTTAAAGACTGCCTCAGAGAGGCTATGCAGCTGCTCTCCCAAAACGCCCAATCCCGTCATATATATACCCATACCGGCTGGCGTCATATTAACGGGCAAGATATATTCCTCTCCCAGGGCGGGGCTATAGGCTGTGATGGAGTGGATGTAGACCTGGAACCCCAGCTGCAGAGGTATTTCCTGGGCACACCGGACCCGGAGAAATTAAGGGAATCTGTCCGGGCCAGCCTGAACTTTCTCTATATCGCTGACTTGTCCGTTACCCTGCCGCTTTGGACAACGATGTATCTGTCTCCGCTGGCCGAAGCCCTTGAACCGGCTTTTACCTTATGGCTGGTGGCTGTGTCCGGCAGTTATAAATCAACTCTGTCTGCGTTGGCACTCTGCCATTTCGGAGATTTTGACAATAACCATCTGCCGGCGTCTTGGCGGGATACCGGTAACCAGCTGGAAAAACTGTTGTTCACCGCTAAGGACCTGCCGCTGGTTATAGATGACTGGGCACCTGGTCAGGATAACAATAAGAAACGCGAGTTGGAAGCTAAAGCTGAGCATATCATTCGTGCCCAGGGCAATCACCAGGGGCGCGGCCGGATGCGCTCAGACACAACCTCACGCCTGAGTTATTATCCCCGCGGTATGTTGGTTACATCAGGTGAGCATACACCCTCCGGCCATTCCCATACCGCCCGTATTATCAGCGTGCGGTTGGAAAAGGAAATGGTTGACCTCGGCTTAATGACCGAGGCTCAGACTAAGGACCGCCACCTATACCGCCAGGCCATGGCCAACTATATCGCCTGGTTACAACCGAACTGGCTTGAGCGCAAATGTGAACTCCGGCAGAAATTTACCCAGCTGCGGGCTGAGATTACCAATGAATTAAGCGACTGCAAAATACATTCCCGCCTGCCGGATGTAGTAGCCATCCTTCTGATTGCGCTGTCTACCGCTTTAGAGTTTGCTAAATCTACTGGAGAGCTTAAGGCAGACGAATACGATTTATTCATGAATGAGGGCCGCCGTTATTTCATGGACATGGCCAAGGAGCAGGGCGAAATGGTTGAGGAACAACGCCCAGGTCAGAGAGCTATTGAGGCTATCCAGGCATCGCTGCGTATCGGTACGGCAGTATTACGCAATAAAAATGATGCCGCGCTGACTGAGTTGCCATCAGGTAAGACCGCTATCGGCTGGCGGGATTATATGAACGGGCATACCCTGCTGGATCCGGCCGCCACTTACCAGGTAATAGTCCAGCACTGCGCAAAGTCCAACAATCCATATACCATCAACGAGCTGGAAACATGGCGGGATTTAAACCGCATGGGATTTACTGAGGCCTCCAATGACGGCAGGCCTACGGTCATGGCCAGAGTAACGGCTATCCCGAAGTCATTCCGGGTAGTCAAGGTTAAAAATGAGGCTATCGGATTGGCTAAAACAACATCCCTGCCGCTGGAAGGCATGGAAAATGTGTAAATATTTTTTACCGGCGGGGGGTATATCAAAATTTTGGAAACATGGAAACAAACCACTTTTTCCAATCGTGGCTTACGTTGTTTCCAAGACCTGGAAACAAGCCCTAAATTTTGGAAACATTGGAAACAGACATAATGTTAGCTGGAAACATTTTGGTAACACGATTGATATACGAACAAATAAACTACTTAACAATAATAAAATGGAAACATTTTGGAAACAACGTAACTTAGCTTTGAGATTCCTTTATTGTTTCCATGTTTCCAAAAGAATAGGAGTTAGCTGACATGAAGATTGTTAAATCATTCTCAAAGGGCTCGGATAAATGAAAGTCGCGTTATATGCCAGGGTAAGCACTCGGGATAAAAATCAGGATCCGGAAGTCCAACTGATGGAGCTGCGGAAATATTGCCAGGAAAACGGCATGGAAATAACCAGGGAATATATAGATCATGCCTCGGCCAATGATTTCGTCCGCAGGACGGCATGGAAACAGTTGTTAGTGGATGCATCTGCCCGAAAGTTTCGGGGGTTACTGGTGTGGAAACTTGACCGGGCATTCCGCGACATTACGGTGGCCACCTCGTCCGTTAAAATGCTGCGCAATGCCGGCATAGATTTTATTGTTACCACTGTCCCTGTTCTTTCAGTCCAAGGTCCAGCTGGAGACCTGATGTTTAACATCTATGCCGCTTTTGCCCAGTTTGAAAAGGACACCATTATTGAAAGAGTTAACGCCGGACTTTCAAGAGCAAAGGCTAAGGGTAAGGCATTCGGTCGCCCAAGAAAGGCAATAGACTTCAATAAGGTTTTGGAAGCCCACGAGATAGCCTGCTCACGGGTTAACCGGATTACTAAAGAAAATCAGGGTTATTCCGAGACGGCGAGGATATTGAGCGAGCAGACCGGGCTAAGAATTACAGCCGGTTGGGTCTATAACCGGATAAAGGCCGGCAATTAAAATGCTTCAAAAAACCCACCCCCATTTTTGCATAAATTTTAAAGCCAAAAATCTTATCGGATGGGAGGCTTCAAAAAACAAATGATTTTTGAAGGAATAGTTGAGGTGACGGCATGACAGCCAAAGGGTTCAAAATAGAAGCCTGCGGAATGGGGTTTAATAATACCGGTTATCCCGGAGCATTTACACCTGTGGTTGTAAGCATAATCAAATCCCTCATTAGCGGTAATATCCTGCACTTATTCTCTGGCTCCAGCACGATAGGAAGTGAGCGAGTAGATATTGCACATCAAAATGCTACGGCAAATTGTACTGTTGAGGAATTTATTGCACAGGATAAACGTCACTGGGATTGGGTTATTCTTGACCCCCCTTACCAAATTACACGCACTGATGCAAAGCTAAATGGGTATGGAATAAAGGGGGCCGTTTCGTCTTGTGTCCAAAAGAGGCGTCCGTTAATTAGCTGGTTGCGTCAACATGCTGATAACGTAATATGGCTAGACCAGTGTGCGCCAATAATTAAAGGATTTAAGCGAGAAAAATTATGGTTATTGTTGCCTGGTGGATTTCATTCAGTGCGTGTACTGACGTGGCTTAGCCGTAACCAAATAGAGCTGCCATTAGTAACCAGCAACAGGCAATAGGAGTGTAAGAGATGACAGCAATTAAAGAGCTCCTTTGTAAAGAGATAAGACATCAAAATTCACAATTGTAAAAAATGATGGCCTATCTTAATAAAAATTGTGCTAAGGGAAAGGAAAGAAAATCAATGAAAACTGTTTTAACTAAAATCAAAGGTATCACCCCATTATTGATGCACAGATTCCCGATGGCGGGGGCAGACGATACGTCAAAAAGACGCACCGGCGTACCAGATTGGAAGGCAGAGGCTGAACTATCGTTATACAAGGATGATCATGGACAAATTTATCAGCCAGCGAGCCATATTGAAGCCTCGCTTAAAGAGGCCAGTAAAACACTAAAAATACCAGGCAAACGAGGGGCAACCTATTCAAAACTCATTGGTTCCGCTGTCTCTGTTTCCCCTGATGCTATCACTCATTTGATACAGAATTATGAAACCGATAGTCGTCCTGTTGTCATACAGAAAGCACGGATAGTACGTTACAGACCAATATTTAAGGAGTGGGAATTAGAATTTGAAATCAATATTGGAGATGAACAAATTCCTATTGAGGTTGTTAAACAGGCCTTAGATCATGCCGGACTATACGTAGGGATAGGTGATTTTCGCCCAGGACGTGGGGGTAAATTCGGTAAATTCATAGTTACAAAATTTATTGAGCAATAATGCAGCATACAGGGTAGGGCGGGGCATGGTCTGGTAAGGCACGGTGGGGCTAGGACGGACCGGGCGGGGAGGGGTAAGGCAGGGCAGGGTAAGGTTTTAAAAAGTGAGGAGATGATAAAAATGAGACATCTTAAAGCAGTCTGGCCGGATGGTTCTTTTATTGAAGGCATTCGTCCCAAGAATAGACTATTCGAGAGCCCCGGCACGCATCATTTAATAGTTACCGAAACGAATCTTGATAAACAAAATTTAATAGGTAAGCGAGTCGCTATTCCGATTTGCGGACCTCAGTATTGGGTGGTTATGGAATAAACACAAAAAAGAGGAGTGAACAGCATGGAAAAAGCAATTGTAAATTGTCCTAAGGTCGTAACGTTCGGCCAGATACGGTCATTTAAATCCAAGCAGATTATAGAAGAAGGTGAACCGGTCTGGCTGGATATAGAGTTCGAGGCATTTTTAGAGCAGTATGAACTAAAACTGCTGCTGGATATCAATAAAATGAGATATCCGATTGATTTCATAGCGGTTTCATTTGCTGGAACGGATGAAAATACCCCTCACAGAGTAGTTACGTTTGAAGAGATAGACGACGTTCAGATGAAACCATCTGTAAACGTACCTGGGCGTGGGCAGAATAATCCAGGCTCGATGCTAAGTGCCTTAATCCATGGAAATATTAAGCCAATCATGCGGGTATCGTTTAGCGCAAACGTGCCCGAGAACTATCAGGAACCCCGAATCGCTTCATCAACCATGGGAGTAAAAACAATCATATTCAACTTTATGGGGACTAAATAGAGAGGTGAATTTATGAGCAGGACAGGTGTTGTTGAACGGGGAGAGGATGATTTTAACCTACGAATGCTTCAGAATGAACTGGATATCTGCGCCGAGGAAATGGGAAGCGCTGGCTGTGAAGGGTGTTCATGCCAGCGCCTCTGTGACCGTTTATGGGCGTCAATAAAGCCCGCCAGAGATAATATGCTGTCAGTGGATGAGTATTTTGATTACAGCCGGAAGTTTAAAGAGCTTCGGGCGGCAAGATACTGCCGCCAGTATTTGCCGTTGATTATCGCCTGAATGACAGGATTACGCCTAAAACAGTACCGGCTGATATAGGCCAGAGTAAAAACCACTTGATTACAGACCATCCGCCATCCAGAAATGAATAATCCCATGCTACCAGTTTCGGTAAAGCGTGGGTGAAAAACCCGATTAAACCGTTTGTGAAATTCGCAATTGTAATGCCAATATTGGCCATCGTGCTATCGGTATAACTCATTACCTGGAACCCCAGTAAGGCATTAAAAAAATTCTGCTCGGCAGTACCTATCCAAACACCGTCAAGTATCAGACACATAGCATTGCCGATTACGAAGGCAAATACTACCCATACCAGCCATTGAGGACGCATCAGAGACTCACCGTCTTTCTGTTTACCAGTTCAGTAGCCGCTACGACTACAAATGGCAGGACTGTCCATAAATCAGCTCCCAAAGCGGCAGACAAGAACCCTGTCCAGATACCACCTGCGATGATACATGGCAATAATTTACGGGTTACTCCGAACGATATCATGGTAATAGCAGCTCCGCCGCCGAATATAAACGGATACCAGACAAATTCAAGCGGGATACCTGCTTCGGATATAATCTCATTTATAGGGGACAGGAATTCAAGCCGGTCAGGATCCAGCGCTCCGAAAAATCCGGCAGGCGTATCAGAAATTTCATCATCATCTATAATCTGAATACCTTTGTCATCTCCAGAAACTACTAATGCGCTCAAATTGTAGGCGTTGTAGCTGATTATAGCTGCCGAGACATCCGCATCGGTGGTTGTTGTCCGGAATGAGGGCGTGGCATCATTACTATTCCCGGATAGATCCGTAAATGTAGTGGCGTATTGCCATTCCCACGAGCCTTTTAATACCCCACCAATCGTTATTTTAGCGTAGTACAGGTAAGGCATGGATCCGTTAGCCCCGATAACCCAGTTATTGGCATTATCAGTAATAGAGCCAGCATAAGCGGCAGAATCAGCCAATATATTGTCAACGTATAAAGAAAATGTTCCCCCGGATAAAACAGTTTTTACTGTATGGTCGCTAGATATTATTCCGGTAGCTGTTAGTGTTACAGCAGGAGTATAGCCACCTACAACAAAATAATAATCATAACTGTCTGCTGACCAAGTTACGCCGCTGTCCGATGACGAACACTTAGTTCCACTGGCATAAGCATCCGAATTTTCTGACCACACCTTAATATAATTAGAAGCGTCTCCAGTCGGGCAAGAGAAAGCCAAGGCATAAGAAGTTCCGGAACTTAATTTTGCTGACTGACTTAAGTAAAATGTTTGGGCGCCAGCTGACCCACTGATAGTAGATGCGCTAATTGATCCAGTTGCAAGCGCAGTACCAGTTGGCACTCCTCCAGATACGGCGTAGATATATACATTAAAATTTCCGCTTGGCGCTAATATTTTCTGACACCATAATGTAATACTGTTGACATATATATCGCTAATAGGGATAAAAGTTTGTCCATACCAATTTGCTCCGTAGACTCTGGATGTGGTGGCTGAATAATATGTGGCTTGGCTAATATTTGCTGCTGATCCGATTAGCGCAACAATTTCGCCTGCATTATTCGGGTAGCAAATATAAGCACCGCCTTTGTCGATTATTAATTTGCTGGTCCCGCTGGATGTATTTATATACCCACTCAACTCAATCTCAAAATCACTCCCCAGCTCCAAAGACGCAGAATCAACAACGCTCATACCGGCTGTGTCAGGGAAATAGGCCAGTTTACCGCCCATAGCAGTTTCACCGCCTGTATACAGGCTGTAATTAAGAACGGAATTCTGCGCTATCTGGTCAATCCACATAATCCACGGATCAGATCCTTGCCCGGGCATAAAAGGTATGTCATTACCGATGGAATCACGCAGGGCCAGATTAGTAAAGCCCGAATTAATGTAATACCCGTCCAGCAGGCTTTGGGTCGACCAGGTAAACGGCGCTGACACTTTCATGGCCGTATAACTGCTATTGGTAGCCCGGATATCCGCCCGGTATATAGCATCTGTTATATCAGACGCTAAGATAGTGCCCGGCCCAATCAGCACGGACATGACAAACATACTGACTGCGATAATAAATTTTTTCATGCGTGTTTACCCATCAATAAATATCCCAGATACAGAGCATTAAGCAGCGTCAGAATGGCCAGAATAGCCGGATGCAAAAAACCCATCAGAGTTGAGCCATTCAACACATGGATGCCCGCAATCATAGCCGCCTGGTTGTCTGACCATTTGCTCTGTCCCCAGACAAACAATAGAATAACCAGTACTCCCACCCCGAAGCTGGTCACTATCTGCCAGTCCATGGAGAACAGTTCGGCCAATCCGGCTAGAAACGCTCCTACTACTGTTCCGTCCCATTGCAGTTTCCATTCATCAATTTTAATCGGGTTCCAGTCACGGTCTGAAGTATCAATAGTCTGGTTTTGCACCGAGAATATTTTGGGGCACATTGTCTGTAATCCAGGGATTGTGCCCTTGCCATAGGCCGCGCCGGTATCGTTTAAGATCGTGCCCTGATTAGTTTCAGTAAGGAGTTTGACCGCCCAGTTGATTTCCAGGGTACGGCATACCTCTATAACCCAGTTGCCCATCAGCACCTGATTCTCTGATTTAGTATCAAGCTGACTGTAATCAGAGCCGGTCAGGGTATAATTAACCTCCGGCGGGCTCCCCCAGTATTGTGGAGAGCCAACCATTTTTACTATCAGAGCAGCTTCCCATACGGGTGAATTATCAGCTGTAAAATAGAAGGCTGAATATCCCATGCCATAGCCGGAGTCAGCATAAGCGTAGGGTTCTACCGCTCCCAGCTGGGTTACTCCGTCAGTATCCATTAAGCGGAAGTGGAACAACTTGTTAGCCGGAGTAGTAGGCTGTCCAGAATCATAAGCAATAGTGTATTTAAATGCATACAGACTATCGCCGGCCTCAACGATATTATGAACCACTTGCACATCGTCTATTGAGAAGGTGGTAGGAGTAGTGGGATCAGCCGCCATTACCTGGGCAGCAGGACTTCCCAGTACCAAGACTACCGCCAGTAATAAGCCGCAAAGCACCTTTTTCATAGTGATTTATCCCTGGCCAGGCGTTTATGCAACACTCCCATTGTTTTGGGACTAACACCCTGTTCGATTAAATCATCCATAATCCGGCGGTCCATTTCCCGGTGTTCTACCTCATCTTTGGGCGACAACGGCTCTTCTTCCAATTGTCCCGGCCGCAGGTCAATTCGGGTTGTCGGTTTGATTATTTCAAACTTTTTCATACCCTCAAATATATCTACAGCCGCGAAAGTATCATAGTATTCGCGAATAGGCTTGGCAGTCAGCAATTTCGTCTTCAGCTGAGACCAGGGTTTACCGGTAAAAAAACCCAGGCAGTCAAAGGTCACCCAGCGGATTATTTCGCCTCTTTCCAGCTTGCGGTCTTTTCCCCAAGGCGACCAGTATAAGTCCCAGCATAGGGTTAAGAGATGGGTCTTATTACGCATCCGGTAATACAGATCGCCCCATTCCTGAATGGTATAGTTAAAGCCCATGCCACTTTTGCGCCGCTGTTTGGCGATATACGACATAAGCAGATTGAACATTGACATAGAACGTGACGAATCCATGAAGTTGTCTATTTCATCAATAGAGACTATATGCCCCCTGAAATTCTCTATCGGGGTCATAATCATCTGTTCCATGGTGACCGGATGGGAGAGCAGGATTCGCTGGCCTTCAGAATCCCTCTCTTGCCGCAGATAAATATTGTAGCCCGGGAAAGTAGCAACCTGTCCATCCTTGGCAAGATGTAATACATCAAGATAGGTCATACCTATACTTTTTCCGGAGCCTTCTGGACCGATAAATCCCCAGTTAAACGGCATCTTTCCCCCTTACGGTCCCCGATCATCTTTGGCGTCACGGTTTGCCGCCAGTTTCTTTGAGGTATAAAGCTCAGGTGCAATCCGCTGTGATAGCGCCATCACGACTTCCTTGCGGGCCATCCCGTCTATGGAGACATTGGCGGCCATTTTGAAAAGAAGTTTTTCTTCTCCTTCTTTGTCATTGGTGGCTTTACAGCGTGACAGGTATTCGACCGCGGAATTTACCTGCCCCTCATTCTTGAAACAGGTTCGCATAAGCAGTTTGAGAGGCGTTTCACCGGGGTCTACCAACTCCTTAATAACTGACGGGACTTGAGCGTCACCTATCAAATTTTGGACGTCATCGACATTTATGCCACTGCCGTTGCCATTGTGGTTAGACGATGACTGGAAAGGGGTAAATCCGTTTTCAGTGCCAAATGGAGTTTTCCTAGCCATTTATGCCCCCGTTCCTGTAAAAGAGCTATAAATGAGGTAGATAAAAAACAGGAGAGCCAGCACAATCGCTACCTGCAAACCTATTTTTATGCGTTCAGGCCATGGATTGGTACGGGAAAATAGCTCTTTCACTAGGTAAGTCCAGTCCAGATATCGATATGTCCGTTCAGGCGGCTCTTTCATTTCAGCCGGTACCCGGTATTCACTGAGAACACCATTTACAGACTGATACAAAAATACTGTCTGCCCCCTGA
This sequence is a window from Dehalococcoides mccartyi 195. Protein-coding genes within it:
- a CDS encoding CHC2 zinc finger domain-containing protein, whose translation is MTTATRKYTIDDILAKLQGVKKNGSGWMACCPAHADKNPSLSVCEKSGKILIKCFAGCSYETIMSALDMPVNDAMPKTAKSSKKNSPLGRIVMAYPYEQKDGSIYYEHVRYQPKTFRFRRPDQNGYYINNMDGIDHILYRLPNLVRGIAEGKSVYIAEGEKDVDNIRGLNLVATCNDCGAGKWEDKYSDELKGAPQVIIIADKDEPGRKHASEVALSVHNRGVPVKIIEMPGEFQKTEDGYTGVKDFSDWLNAGGTASQLEKLVAEAPVYVPPLIQDSLREISGERYCVENGRVCLIKGGRDGSLTLPLCNFTARVTEEITRDNGVEVSKFFRILGHDYAGNNLPAIEVSASSFPGLNWVVSEWGMRAIIGAGQSVKDCLREAMQLLSQNAQSRHIYTHTGWRHINGQDIFLSQGGAIGCDGVDVDLEPQLQRYFLGTPDPEKLRESVRASLNFLYIADLSVTLPLWTTMYLSPLAEALEPAFTLWLVAVSGSYKSTLSALALCHFGDFDNNHLPASWRDTGNQLEKLLFTAKDLPLVIDDWAPGQDNNKKRELEAKAEHIIRAQGNHQGRGRMRSDTTSRLSYYPRGMLVTSGEHTPSGHSHTARIISVRLEKEMVDLGLMTEAQTKDRHLYRQAMANYIAWLQPNWLERKCELRQKFTQLRAEITNELSDCKIHSRLPDVVAILLIALSTALEFAKSTGELKADEYDLFMNEGRRYFMDMAKEQGEMVEEQRPGQRAIEAIQASLRIGTAVLRNKNDAALTELPSGKTAIGWRDYMNGHTLLDPAATYQVIVQHCAKSNNPYTINELETWRDLNRMGFTEASNDGRPTVMARVTAIPKSFRVVKVKNEAIGLAKTTSLPLEGMENV
- a CDS encoding recombinase family protein, whose product is MKVALYARVSTRDKNQDPEVQLMELRKYCQENGMEITREYIDHASANDFVRRTAWKQLLVDASARKFRGLLVWKLDRAFRDITVATSSVKMLRNAGIDFIVTTVPVLSVQGPAGDLMFNIYAAFAQFEKDTIIERVNAGLSRAKAKGKAFGRPRKAIDFNKVLEAHEIACSRVNRITKENQGYSETARILSEQTGLRITAGWVYNRIKAGN